One window of the Devosia sp. 2618 genome contains the following:
- a CDS encoding DUF3309 family protein: protein MTLGTILIIILILLLIGALPSWGYSRGFGYFPSGILGVVLVVILILVLMGRI, encoded by the coding sequence ATGACCTTGGGTACAATTCTCATCATCATTCTGATTTTGCTGTTGATCGGCGCATTACCCAGCTGGGGTTACTCGCGCGGCTTCGGTTACTTTCCCTCCGGTATTCTGGGTGTAGTACTTGTCGTCATACTGATTTTGGTGTTGATGGGACGTATATAG